The Glycine soja cultivar W05 chromosome 3, ASM419377v2, whole genome shotgun sequence genome window below encodes:
- the LOC114406430 gene encoding protein qua-1-like: MNLLLPLPHHHNHLSFSQSPFLHNPIKPLHFLPNPPARASTIIRMGGGPRTYPGGVSKWVWKRMQAKKAKQLMKARLCRERQIYEMRKRAELKAAVSELERPWEVVEREASASAPNLFSIGADEQVKVLADRFQRPGGFDLWSERDGPVLFESPDELPSARFFPKGVVHSVKPYRRVDGYGLVKDADGDGEMGLLKGNDFGGGLRELGDGGLSGLEDVDRLELEDDDDGECSSSDVSYGSDGGLRRNENGGRFLSDDVGRSSNRGRGQGQSSRTNYGRNGADGDGRMRKNGNGRRFLSNNVDRSSGGEQSSPLNYGGDGMDGDGRLRRNGNGRRVLSDEDSSDGKRSSHLSYGRNGVDGDGDGGLRRNGRGRRLMSSGDGGQSSRLNYGRNGADGNGRLRRNGNENGRRILSDDDGRSSDGGRSSRVHYGRRNGLNFDGRMRRNENGSKYVVQGVDGADGGESLPHSSSSGRYGASFDGRLRNSGSGRRVLSKDVDGSGDGGLRSKENGRRFMSKNVDGSNGLYSGGASSVRKQRGGNSIGGRSRGKYTNRTSEYASPRGRDANSEVYDMDLQQDGSYGFRKKREQPDSTSW; this comes from the coding sequence ATGAACCTGTTACTCCCACTCCCTCATCACCATAACCATCTCTCATTCTCCCAAAGCCCATTTCTCCACAACCCCATCAAACCCCTCCATTTCCTCCCCAACCCTCCCGCACGTGCGAGCACAATAATCCGCATGGGCGGGGGTCCCCGCACGTACCCCGGAGGCGTGTCGAAGTGGGTGTGGAAGCGCATGCAGGCGAAGAAGGCCAAGCAGCTTATGAAGGCGCGCCTCTGCCGGGAGCGGCAGATATACGAGATGCGGAAGCGGGCGGAGCTCAAGGCGGCGGTGTCGGAGCTGGAGCGGCCGTGGGAGGTTGTCGAGAGAGAGGCGTCGGCGTCGGCGCCGAACTTGTTCTCAATTGGGGCGGATGAGCAGGTGAAGGTGCTTGCTGACAGGTTCCAGAGGCCAGGCGGGTTTGACTTGTGGAGTGAGAGGGATGGGCCGGTGCTGTTTGAGAGCCCTGATGAGCTGCCCTCTGCTAGGTTTTTCCCCAAAGGGGTTGTGCATAGTGTGAAGCCTTATAGGAGGGTTGATGGGTATGGATTGGTGAAGGATGCTGATGGAGATGGGGAGATGGGTTTGTTGAAGGGAAATGATTTTGGTGGAGGTTTGAGGGAATTGGGTGATGGGGGTTTGAGTGGATTGGAGGATGTTGATAGGCTTGAAttggaagatgatgatgatggagaaTGTTCATCTTCTGATGTGAGTTATGGGAGTGATGGTGGATTGAGAAGGAATGAGAATGGGGGGAGGTTTTTGTCTGATGATGTTGGTAGGTCTAGCAATCGAGGGCGAGGGCAAGGGCAATCTTCTCGAACGAATTATGGGAGGAATGGAGCGGATGGTGATGGCAGAATGAGGAAGAATGGGAATGGGAGAAGGTTTTTGTCCAATAATGTTGATCGGTCTAGCGGTGGAGAACAGTCTTCTCCTTTGAATTATGGCGGGGATGGAATGGATGGTGATGGTAGATTGAGGAGGAATGGGAATGGGAGGAGGGTTTTGTCTGATGAGGATAGTAGCGATGGAAAGCGGTCTTCTCATTTGAGTTATGGGAGGAATGGAGTGGatggtgatggtgatggtgGATTGAGAAGGAATGGGAGAGGGAGAAGGTTAATGTCATCTGGTGATGGAGGGCAATCTTCTCGTTTGAATTATGGGAGGAATGGAGCGGATGGCAATGGTAGATTGAGAAGGAATGGGAATGAGAATGGAAGGAGGATTTTGTCTGATGATGATGGTAGGTCTAGTGATGGAGGGCGATCTTCTCGTGTGCATTATGGGAGGAGGAATGGATTGAATTTTGATGGAAGAATGAGAAGGAATGAGAATGGAAGTAAGTATGTTGTGCAGGGTGTTGACGGGGCTGATGGTGGAGAAAGTTTGCCCCATTCTTCAAGCTCTGGAAGGTATGGAGCAAGTTTTGATGGCAGATTGAGGAATAGTGGGAGTGGAAGGAGGGTTTTATCCAAGGATGTTGATGGGTCTGGTGATGGCGGATTGAGGAGTAAGGAGAATGGAAGGAGGTTTATGTCAAAGAATGTTGATGGGTCTAATGGGTTGTATTCAGGGGGAGCTAGTTCTGTCAGGAAACAGAGAGGGGGTAATTCCATTGGAGGCAGAAGTCGAGGAAAGTATACTAATAGGACTTCAGAGTATGCCTCACCAAGAGGTAGAGATGCAAATTCTGAAGTTTATGACATGGATTTGCAACAAGATGGGAGTTATGGGTTCAGGAAGAAGCGTGAGCAACCTGATTCTACAAGTTGGTAG
- the LOC114405120 gene encoding microtubule-associated protein 70-1-like: MIYEETLTDELIKVDEKLKAAEALLESKNLEIKKINEEKRAALAAQFAAEATLRRVHAAQKDDEMPPIEAIIASLEAELKLARMEVAKLQDDNRALDRLTKSKEAALLEAERTVQIALAKASLVDDLQNKNQELMKQIEICQEENKILDKILRQKVAEVEKLTQTVRELEEAVLAGGAAANAVRDYQRKVQEMNEERKILEREVARAKVTANRVATVVANEWKDANDKVMPVKQWLEERNFFQSFHKTEIICKIDNRENVYLVVGTSVGLDLTIRAQYHLLFTEAAILFSNIDNTQPQRIP, from the exons ATGATATATGAGGAAACT CTAACAGATGAGCTGATCAAGGTGGATGAAAAGCTAAAAGCAGCTGAAGCTCTTCTGGAAAGCAAG AaccttgaaataaaaaaaatcaatgaggAGAAAAGGGCAGCACTGGCTGCACAATTTGCTGCAGAAGCCACACTTCGAAGGGTTCATGCTGCACAGAAAGACGATGAAATGCCTCCTATTGAAGCTATTATTGCATCCCTGGAGGCAGAACTCAAGCTTGCTAGGATGGAG GTGGCAAAGCTGCAGGATGACAACAGAGCACTGGATCGGCTAACCAAATCGAAGGAGGCTGCTCTTCTTGAGGCTGAGAGAACTGTTCAGATTGCTTTGGCAAAAGCATCCTTGGTTGATgatctgcaaaacaaaaatcaagagTTAATGAAACAGATTGAAATATGCCag GAGGAGAACAAAATCTTGGACAAAATCCTTCGGCAAAAGGTTGCTGAAGTTGAAAAACTAACTCAAACTGTTCGTGAGCTTGAAGAGGCTGTCTTGGCTGGTGGGGCTGCTGCTAATGCTGTCCGTGATTACCAGCGTAAAGTGCAAGAGATGAAT GAGGAAAGGAAGATTTTGGAGCGGGAAGTAGCTCGTGCCAAAGTTACTGCAAACAGGGTTGCGACTGTAGTTGCAAATGAGTGGAAAGATGCTAATGATAAAGTGATGCCAGTGAAGCAGTGGCTAgaagaaagaaatttttttcag TCATTCCATAAAACAGAAATCATATGTAAAATTGATAATAGAGAAAATGTGTATTTGGTAGTTGGAACTTCAGTAGGACTTGATCTGACAATCAG AGCTCAGTATCATTTACTTTTCACTGAGGCCGCTATCTTATTTTCCAACATAGATAATACTCAGCCTCAGCGCATACCCTGA